One genomic window of Polyangium aurulentum includes the following:
- a CDS encoding YciI family protein has translation MKFMILVKANKDSESGALPREELMTAMVRYNEELVKAGVLLAGEGLHPSSKGARVRFSGDKRTVIDGPFAETKELVAGFWLWDVGSREEAIEWVKRMPNPAGEESEIEIRQVFSAEDFAPSDPTGELRAAEERMRAQTGQKP, from the coding sequence ATGAAATTCATGATCCTGGTCAAAGCCAACAAGGACTCCGAGTCGGGCGCTCTTCCGCGCGAGGAGCTGATGACCGCAATGGTCAGGTACAACGAGGAGCTGGTGAAGGCCGGCGTGCTGCTCGCGGGCGAGGGCCTTCACCCGAGTTCGAAGGGCGCCCGCGTCAGGTTCTCCGGTGACAAGAGGACCGTGATCGACGGGCCGTTCGCCGAGACGAAGGAGCTGGTCGCCGGCTTCTGGCTCTGGGACGTGGGCTCGCGGGAAGAGGCGATCGAATGGGTCAAGCGCATGCCCAACCCCGCGGGCGAGGAGTCCGAGATCGAGATTCGTCAGGTGTTCTCCGCGGAGGACTTCGCGCCCAGCGACCCGACGGGCGAGCTGCGCGCGGCA